DNA from Oncorhynchus masou masou isolate Uvic2021 unplaced genomic scaffold, UVic_Omas_1.1 unplaced_scaffold_712, whole genome shotgun sequence:
AAACGCAGAACGAGGCAGAAAAAGACCCACCCATGCCCAGATTGTGGGAAATACTGCCAGACATTATCGGCGCTACAAATACACATGAGAacccacacaggagagaagccttatgcCTGCTTTGTGTGTAAGAAAACGTTCATTATTAGACAAGCTTTGAAAAcacaccagcgaacacacacaggagagaagccttataccTGCTCTGAGTGTGGCAAGGGCTTCGCTCATCAATGTAGTTTGAGATACCATCAAAAGAGGAATTCTGAACAGATTAAAACAGACCCGAATGAGAAGATGACCTGCTGTTGTGGACAAGAGTTCTCCTCAAAGTGCGTTCTGGAGGTTCACTTGAAGACGGACACGGGAGCCAAGCCTTacagctgctgtgtgtgtggcaAGAGGTTCAATAAAGAATCATTAAAAGAACACCAGCGATCTCACACAGGAGAGATGCCTTACTCTTGCTCTTTCTGTGGCAAGGGTTACTATCACAAACCGGCTTGGAAAGCCCACGAGCGAACGCACACCGAGGAGAAGCCCCTGTGCTCCGTGTGCGGACGGACCTGCTCTAGTAAGTATACGTTAAAAGTCCACGagcgaacacacacaggagatatgCCTTTCCTCTGCTCTGAGTGTGGCAAGGGCTTCATCAGTAAAGGACTCCTGATGACCCACGAGCGATTCAACTGTTCCGGGGGAGAAGAACGACGGCGAGCGAAGAGGTTTCACAAGTGTCCGGACTGTGGGAAGGAGTTCACACAAGCAAACAAACTGGAGAGACacatgagaacacacacaggagagaggcctTACCAGTGCTCTGTGTGTGGGATGAGGTTCAACCAGAAAGGGAATCTCAAAACGCATTTTAAAGTGCACACAGGTGAGTGTCCTCCTTTACCGTTAATACATCCTGATAGACTACTAGCTACTACTAACTGTCAGTGATCCAAACCATGTTGTTTAAAAGAACATGTAAACCATGACTTAGTATACTCATCCACACCTTAACAATAACATTGTTGCATcgtgtctgtctctcctttctctctgtgtgtctgacatGCAGGCAGGGATCCCAGTTTGCTGCCTGACATGGACATGAGGACGACTTCTTCAGAAGCAGCGAAACAACCTCCGGACAACAGACATAATGTTGGGAAACCACAACAATTTCTGAATCAGATTGGCAAGGAGGGAACCCACAACCTACCGGCACCACAAACCCACAACCTACCGGCACCACAAACCCACAACCTACCGGCACCACAAACCCACAACCTACCGGCACCACAAATCCACAACCTACCGGCACCACAAATCCACAACCTACCGGCACCACAAACCCACAACGTTCCGTCACCACAAACCCACCACCTACCGGCTCCACAAACCCACCACCTCCCGGcagggcagagggagggaagcCACCACCACCTCCCGGCAGCGCAGAGGGAGGGAAGTCACCACCACCTCCCGGCAGGGCAGAGGGAGGGaatccaccaccacctccccagcgccaccaccaccacctcccggcAGCGCAGAGGCGGGAAGCCACCACCACCTCCCGGCAGCGCAGAGGGAGGGAAGCCACCACCACCTCCCGGCAGGAAGCCACCACCACCTCCCGGCAGCGCAGAGGGAGGGAAGCCACCACCACCTCCCGGCACCACAGAAACCCACCATGTCCCCCAGGGGAGAAAAACACTATCTCTGCCCTGAATGTGGCAAGACTTACACCCGGGAATACGACCTCCGAGTCCACCTCAGAACGCACACAGGAGAGCGACCGTACCAGTGTAATGACTGCGGGAAGGCCTACGTCCGGAAACACAATCTCCAACAACACCGGCGGTCACATGCTCCCAAGCCCATGGGACCGACCCGCCATTTAGGCAGACCACCCAGGGGGGGCTCTAGTAGTGGAAGGTCCAACCAGTCACCCAGGGTGGGCTCTAGTAGTGGAAGGTCCAACCAGTCACCCAGGGTAGGAAGAGCTAAGCAAACAATACATACATCAATGTAAATATGAGAGTCATGTCCTTACCGCAGATGGAGAGAGGACGCTGGCAGTACTGGCACCTTTAAACACGGGGCTGGGGTCCAtgtcttcatcccaaatggcaccctattccctatatagtgcactacttttgactaaggCCCATATGGAAACCTTAAGGGCTCTGcctgaaatgtagtgcactatatagggaatagggtgctattttggacAACCACCATGCCTCTTAAGACTACAGAATTGTTATTCTTTctggtgtgtgtgcgcgcgcgtctgTATGCAggcatgtatttgtgtgtgtgttgttgtgatcaGTACAATACAGTCCACTGTGCTGTGTAAGATAATCATACTATGTAATCCTGTGCATTTTATTTCTTGTTTATTTTATATATCTTATTTTACTTATTGGAGCTATGATGATAACGCCATGGTCCAATAAATGAACATTTGGGGAAAAACGTCTCTCCTTTATTACCCCTTATCCAGGGCACGATACATCGACGTCACAGATGCGCGACTCTTTCGGGCGGCTGTAAGGAAGCCATCGCGATCTGCTCTCGTTCAACAGGCTGGATTTACGTATTTATTCTAAACAAAATAAACTTTCTGGTGTTTTTATAGGCTTACAATGAtgttttgattatttatttaacaGTCGCTAAGATTATATTTGGTTGTGATCTTAGCAAAATAACAATTTTTGGATGTAGCAGttgttagctagaatgctaaAGCTCATTGATTATAACCTGTCGCAAAAGCTAGCCAAAAGAGACATTTTACTGGTTTTAAGTTTAATGCAGTTGATTTGTGATGATGACACAAACACTAAATTATTCAGGACATTCATATGAGCCTTAAAATCCAAGTATAATccaaaagtagtgtgaaatgcactcataagcaACATGTAAATAGATGCATTTTTTGCTGGCGTTCTATAAGAACTCCCTCTTGTTCTTCCATCAACTTGCCCTCGTGCGGCAATGTTTTCAAACAGAAAGGGGTCTATAAAAGATTTAAATTCAGAAGCGGTCAGAtagctacaggtaactgccagaataaaggaaacaccaatatAAGGCGTCTTCTCAATAGGACGCTGGGTCACCACGAGCAGTTAGAACATCTTCAATGCACCGTGGCAAACATTCTACacgtgtctggaactctattggagggatgtgacaccattctttcACAGGAAATTACatcatattttgttttgttgatggtggtggaaaacactggCTCTGGCCTTGCGGCAGAATCACCCATACGTGTTCAACtgagttgagatctggtgactgagacggccatggcatatggtttccATTGTTTGCATGCTCATCAAACCCtccagtgaccactcgtgccctgtggatgagCTAATTGTAATTCTCGAAGTCACTGCCATCAGCATTTAAACGATTCACCATAGGTTtcagccagggctctccaacctcCTGTTCCTGGACCCTGTTCCTGGGAGCTACCGTCCTGTAtgtttaaaccagggctctccaaccttgttcctggagagctaccgtcctgtatgTTTAAACCAGCCACCCTGTTCCTGGGGCTCGTCCACCAGGGCCTTGTTCCTGGAGACCGTCCTGTAtgtttaaaccagggctctccaaccctgttcctgggagctaccgtcctgtaggttcaaaccagggctctccaaccctgttcctggggagctaccatcctgtaggtttcagccagggctctccaaccttgttcctggagagcaacCCTCCtataggttttcgctccaaccccagttgtaactaaccagATTCAGctcatcaaccagctaattattagaatcaggtgcgctacCTGAAGGTTGTagcaaaaacctacaggatggaacagtgttggagaggCCTGctttaaacctacaggacggaacagtgttggagaagcctgctttaaacctacaggacagaacagtgATGGAGAGGCCTGctttaaacctacaggacagaacagtgATGGAGAGGCCTGctttaaacctacaggacagaacagtgttggagaggcctggtttaaacctacaggatggtagctctccaggaacagggttagagagccctggtttaaacctacaggatggtagctccccaggaacagggttggagaggcctggtttaaacatacaggacggtagctcccaggaacagggttggagagccctggtttaaaatacaggacggtagctcccaggaacagggttggagaggcctggtttaaacctacaggatggtagctctccaggaacaaggttggaacAGGACGGTAGCtcccaggaacaaggttggagaggcctggtttaaacctacaggacagaacagtgttggagaggcctggtttaaacatacaggacggtagctcccaggaacagggttggagagccctggtttaaacctacaggacagaacagtgttggagaggcctggtttaaacatacaggacggtagctcccaggaacagggttaaacCTACAGGGCTGTAGctccccaggaacagggttggagagccctgggcCTACAGGATTTCCCAGGAACAAaggcctggtttaaacctacaggacggtagctcccaggaacagggttggagagccctggtttaaacctacaggacagaacagggttggagagccctggtttaaacctacaggatggtagctccccaggaacagggttggagaggcctggtttaaacctacaggacggtagctcccaggaacagggttggagagccctggtttaaacatacaggatggtagctccccaggaacagggtttgGAGAGCACTGGTTTAAAGTGATCACCCAAAATGGCTGTAAGGAGGGATGATTGTTTGCAGGtattttttcctttcaattaagacagaGATCCTTACTAATGAGGGGCCTTTATTcgtcaatcaagtacaagggtggagcgaaaacctgcagacactcggccctccgcggaatgagtttgacaccatGCCAGGAACAAGCATCCTACATCATAACATCATTTGTGTCCATCATTTCCTCAAGAGTTTCACTCCCAACACTCAAGACATATTTTACAatatatttgtgtttagtgagtctgacagatcagaggcagaaggaatgaccagggatgttatcttgaTACATGCGTGTCttgaaccattttcctgtcctgctagcaatcaaaatgtaatgagtacttttgggtgtcagggaaaatgtatggtgtAAAAAGTACATGGTTTGGAGTAAAATATGGTAAAACATGtagagtaaagtaaagtacagatacccccaaaaactacttatgtagtacttcaaagtatttacACTGCAAGAAATCTTAAATCTATTGCCTTTAACTTCCAGACCGCATGTCGGCGCTAAACCGGAAGTAGGAAGCCAACGAGATTTTGACAGTTTATTTACCAGTTTATTTAAATGTAAACATTGTAACGTTAGCATAGctatttgtaaaaaataatacaGTAATTTTAGATTAAATATTCTCAGGTGATGGTATTTCCCAGCCTACATCCAACGAGACGCNNNN
Protein-coding regions in this window:
- the LOC135537128 gene encoding oocyte zinc finger protein XlCOF6-like; translation: MDEDPEDPSSPSPSCSTEPQPTMSPGPDRNHGDQEDSNHGDQKDTPQGQERVTVSLDINSETPTFNIVVKEEEEDWELDNTGESPSHHSAAGERPSTSGEPEQHQMKRRTRQKKTHPCPDCGKYCQTLSALQIHMRTHTGEKPYACFVCKKTFIIRQALKTHQRTHTGEKPYTCSECGKGFAHQCSLRYHQKRNSEQIKTDPNEKMTCCCGQEFSSKCVLEVHLKTDTGAKPYSCCVCGKRFNKESLKEHQRSHTGEMPYSCSFCGKGYYHKPAWKAHERTHTEEKPLCSVCGRTCSSKYTLKVHERTHTGDMPFLCSECGKGFISKGLLMTHERFNCSGGEERRRAKRFHKCPDCGKEFTQANKLERHMRTHTGERPYQCSVCGMRFNQKGNLKTHFKVHTGRDPSLLPDMDMRTTSSEAAKQPPDNRHNVGKPQQFLNQIGKEGTHNLPAPQTHNLPAPQTHNLPAPQTHNLPAPQIHNLPAPQIHNLPAPQTHNVPSPQTHHLPAPQTHHLPAGQREGSHHHLPAAQREGSHHHLPAGQREGIHHHLPSATTTTSRQRRGGKPPPPPGSAEGGKPPPPPGRKPPPPPGSAEGGKPPPPPGTTETHHVPQGRKTLSLP